A single window of Colletotrichum higginsianum IMI 349063 chromosome 8, whole genome shotgun sequence DNA harbors:
- a CDS encoding Sec23/Sec24 trunk domain-containing protein gives MSDFSMYHQLGQGEQDPSNPNRSTQPAPPQFSPPIAGQQYQQGAAYGSPPTPGQQQYYGGQPGSVPPQGQPYGAPGQEYAQSPGFQSQDSLAAQMGGMSLGDGQGTARRKKKDRHAYHQVEATGSSQAFNGIPPAGTNATAFLNDPSQAQFAQMNQFPVAAGQTFTPGIPASPAEFATRNGSDSAGPPAVVQTSGHQKLSLDDLPSVPLSRDALQQHYFSNVYPTFEKHLPPPATVSYVAFDQGNASPKFARLTLNSIPSNAEGLALTGLPMGLLLQPMAPLQPGELEIPVLDFGDSGPPRCRRCRAYINPFMMFRSGGNKFVCNLCTYPNDTPSEYFSALTPQGVRVDRDQRPELTRGTVEFVVPKEYWTKEPTGLRWLFVIDVTQESFNKGFIESFCEGIVAALYGGEDAERDEDGEPKRRIPPGAKVGFVTYDKDIHFYNVNPALDQAQMMIMPDLEDPFVPLSDGLFVDPYESKDVITSLLTILPTMFSNIKNPEPALLATLNSAVAALEKTGGKIVCSLAALPTWGPGRLFLRDDGKHPGGEIDKKLFSTEHPAWKKLAEKMVASGIGADFFLASPSGGYLDIATVGHVAASTGGETFYYPNFIGARDNTKLSMEIKHAVTRETGFQALMKVRCSNGLQINGYHGNFIHHTFGADLEIGVIDADKAMGVTFSYDGKLDSKLDAHFQSALLYTTASGQRRVRCSNVIASVCDNPRDSVKFIDQDAVFTILAKEASTKLATTSASLKDVRNHLTERTIDILSAYRKNFLTSAQPDGQLVMPEKLKEFSMYMLGLLKCRAFKGGNESSDRRVHEMRMIRSMGAKELSLYLYPRMIPLHNLAPEDGFPDESGHLRVPPAIRTSFSRVEPGGVYLVDNGQQCLMWFHAQTSPNLIADLFGEDKTTLQSLDAYTSSLPILQTHLNAQVRNIIEFLKTMRGSKGLGIQLARQGIDGAEYEFARMLVEDRNNEAQSYVDWLVHLHRSVQLELSGQRKRDDPLTDANALAGFAGLRPNYW, from the exons ATGTCTGACTTCAGCATGTATCATCAGCTGGGCCAGGGCGAGCAGGACCCCTCCAACCCGAATCGATCGACACAACCCGCACCTCCCCAGTTCTCCCCTCCCATCGCGGGGCAGCAGTATCAACAGGGAGCAGCCTACGGAAGCCCTCCCACCCCTGGACAACAACAATACTATGGCGGTCAGCCTGGTTCAGTGCCGCCTCAGGGTCAGCCCTATGGTGCTCCGGGCCAGGAATACGCGCAGAGCCCGGGTTTCCAGTCACAGGACAGCTTAGCGGCGCAAATGGGAGGCATGTcgctcggcgacggccaagGCACGGccagaaggaagaagaaggaccGCCACGCATACCACCAAGTCGAGGCGACAGGCTCCTCGCAGGCCTTCAACGGCATCCCCCCGGCCGGCACGAATGCCACCGCCTTCCTGAATGATCCCTCGCAGGCCCAGTTCGCCCAGATGAATCAATTCCCTGTCGCTGCTGGCCAAACATTCACACCCGGTATCCCCGCGTCCCCCGCCGAATTCGCTACCCGGAACGGCTCCGACTCGGCTGGACCGCCGGCAGTGGTCCAGACCTCCGGCCATCAGAAGCTGTCCCTCGATGACCTGCCTAGCGTGCCGCTCTCCCGTGACGCCCTGCAACAGCACTACTTTTCTAACGTCTATCCTACCTTTGAGAAGCACCTGCCCCCTCCCGCGACGGTGTCATACGTTGCCTTCGACCAGGGCAATGCCTCGCCCAAGTTCGCGCGGCTGACGCTGAACAGCATCCCCTCCAATGCTGAGGGCCTGGCTCTGACCGGCCTTCCCATGGGTCTCTTGTTGCAGCCCATGGCTCCCCTGCAGCCCGGCGAGCTCGAAATTCCGGTTCTTGACTTTGGCGACTCTGGCCCCCCGAGATGTCGCCGCTGCAGAGCTTACATCAACCCCTTCATGATGTTCCGGTCCGGCGGCAACAAGTTTGTTTGCAACCTGTGCACCTACCCCAATGATACCCCGTCCGAATACTTCTCCGCACTCACTCCCCAAGGTGTCAGAGTGGACCGTGATCAGCGGCCAGAGCTGACCAGGGGCACTGTTGAGTTCGTCGTGCCCAAGGAGTACTGGACGAAAGAGCCCACCGGCCTGCGCTGGCTGTTTGTAATTGATGTCACCCAGGAGTCCTTCAACAAGGGTTTCATCGAGTCTTTCTGTGAGGGCATCGTTGCCGCCCTGTATGGCGGTGAAGATGCCGAGAGGGAtgaggacggcgagcccAAGCGGAGGATACCTCCTGGTGCCAAGGTCGGCTTCGTAACCTACGACAAGGACATCCACTTCTACAACGTTAAC CCCGCTCTGGACCAGGCACAGATGATGATCATGCCTGATCTGGAAGACCCTTTCGTGCCCCTGAGTGACGGCCTCTTCGTCGACCCTTACGAGTCCAA GGACGTCATCACATCACTACTTACTATACTGCCCACAATGTtctccaacatcaagaaCCCCGAACCAGCCCTCCTTGCTACCCTCAActctgccgtcgccgcgttGGAGAAGACAGGAGGTAAGATTGTTTGCTCTCTAGCCGCGCTGCCTACTTGGGGCCCTGGCCGCCTCTTCCTTCGGGACGATGGTAAGCACCCGGGAGGCGAGATTGACAAGAAGCTCTTCTCCACGGAGCACCCGGCGTGGAAGAAGCTGGCGGAGAAGATGGTGGCCAGCGGTATCGGTGCCGACTTCTTCCTTGCCTCGCCGTCTGGCGGCTATCTGGATATTGCTACCGTCGGTCACGTCGCCGCGTCGACTGGCGGCGAGACGTTTTACTACCCTAACTTCATCGGTGCGCGCGACAACACGAAGCTGTCGATGGAGATCAAGCACGCGGTTACGCGCGAGACTGGTTTCCAGGCGCTGATGAAGGTCCGCTGCTCCAACGGCCTGCAGATTAACGGCTACCATGGCAACTTCATCCACCACACGTTTGGCGCCGACCTTGAGATCGGAGTCATTgacgccgacaaggccaTGGGCGTGACCTTTTCCTACGACGGCAAGCTGGACTCGAAACTCGACGCCCATTTCCAGTCGGCGTTGCTGTACACCACAGCCTCTGGCCAGCGCAGAGTGCGCTGCTCCAACGTCATCGCCAGCGTCTGCGACAACCCGAGAGACAGTGTCAAGTTTATCGACCAAGATGCCGTCTTCACAATcctggccaaggaggcgAGCACAAAACTGGCGACGACCTCTGCGTCGCTAAAGGACGTCCGTAACCACTTGACGGAGCGCACGATCGACATCCTGTCGGCGTACCGCAAGAACTTCCTGACGTCGGCCCAACCAGACGGCCAGCTGGTCATGCCCGAGAAACTGAAGGAGTTCTCCATGTATATGCTTGGTCTCCTTAAGTGCCGCGCCTTCAAGGGCGGTAACGAGAGCTCCGACCGCCGAGTGCACGAGATGCGCATGATCCGGTCCATGGGCGCCAAAGAGCTGAGCCTGTACCTCTACCCACGCATGATCCCGCTGCACAACCTCGCGCCAGAAGACGGGTTTCCCGATGAGTCGGGCCACCTCCGGGTGCCGCCCGCGATCCGCACGTCCTTCTCTCgcgtcgagcccggcggTGTGTACCTCGTCGACAACGGCCAGCAGTGTCTTATGTGGTTCCACGCGCAGACATCGCCGAACCTTATCGCCGACCTGTTCGGCGAGGATAAAACGACGTTGCAGAGCCTCGACGCGTATACGTCTTCGCTGCCCATTCTCCAGACGCACCTCAACGCGCAGGTGCGCAACATCATCGAGTTCCTCAAGACGATGCGCGGGTCCAAGGGGCTGGGCATCCAGCTCGCGAGACAGggcatcgacggcgccgagtaCGAGTTCGCGCGCatgctcgtcgaggacagGAACAATGAGGCGCAGAGCTACGTCGACTGGCTTGTGCACCTCCACAGGAGCGTCCAGCTCGAA CTGTCCggacagagaaagagagacgaCCCGTTAACGGACGCCAACGCGCTAGCAGGCTTCGCCGGCCTGAGACCTAACTATTGGTAA
- a CDS encoding RNA-metabolising metallo-beta-lactamase, whose translation MFTFCPLQGALSESAASQSILELDGGVKILIDLGWDESFDVEKLQELEKQVPTLSLILLTHATASHLAAFAHCCKNFPLFTRIPVYATRPVIDLGRTLTQDLYASTPLAATKIPHGSLNEAAYSFSQQPTADSDFLLQAPTPEEITRYFSLIQPLKYSQPHEPLPSPFSPPLNGLMITAYNAGHSLGGTIWHIQHGLESIVYAVDWNQAKENVFAGAAWLGGAGGGGAEVIEQLRKPTALVCSSRGAEKVAQAGGRAKRDEQLVDMIKTCVSRGGTALVPVDSSARVLEIAYLLEHAWRVDSESDNSSLKSAKLYLAGRNMSSTLRYARSMLEWMDDNIVREFESVADGQRRTNGAEAKSKEGVPFDFRYLKLVERRAQIEKLLSGSGDNVQAEGRVILASDDTLEWGFSKDLIRGLAKDSRNLVILTDKPAKSRAEQPSIARTLWDWWTERRDGVSVEQSSNGNSIELVYGGGRELEVQEAKRQALEGDELNVYQQWLATQRQLQATLQSGGGASLQAPADAADDVSSESSSDSGESDNERQGKALNISTTMGQATRKKVVLTDEDLGINILTKKRGAYDFDVRGKKGREKSFPLVMRRRRDDQFGDVIRPEDYLRAEEKEEEAQENVELRGDGDDDRLGKKRKWDDGNNRASNKRQNNRAASADDLDANAAGDDLTDELDDVEDTVEEEIQGPSKLLVSREKVMVNLRIGFVDFSGLHDKRSLNMLIPLIQPRKLILVGGTPDETTALATDCKKLLAQHTGASEENGIDVYTPAMGTWVDASVDTNAWVVKLADNLVKKLKWQNVRGLGVVTVTGQLIAEALAKDKLPEKDDGANKRQKTEAEDADVDADEAVKDEHQETQVEKAEEAEEIEVVPTLDLLPSNMASAVRSVAQPLHVGDLRLTDLRRAMQSAGYTAEFRGEGTLVINGAVAVRKTSTGKVEVESVGIADAATMMQHRSTFYEVKRMIYDGLAVVAGA comes from the exons ATGTTTACCTTCTGCCCTCTGCAGGGCGCTCTGTccgagtcggcggcgtcacAGTCGatcctcgagctcgatggAGGCGTCAAGATCCTCATCGATCTCGGGTGGGACGAGTCCTTtgacgtcgagaagctccagGAGCTTGAAAA ACAGGTCCCGACACTGTCACTCATCCTCTTGACGCACGCCACAGCATCGCATTTGGCCGCCTTCGCCCATTGCTGCAAGAACTTTCCCTTGTTCACGCGAATCCCTGTCTACGCGACGCGACCCGTCATCGACTTGGGCCGTACTTTGACCCAAGATCTCTATGCCTCGACTCCTCTAGCCGCAACCAAGATACCCCACGGTTCTTTAAACGAAGCCGCCTATTCCTTTTCTCAACAACCCACGGCAGACAGCGATTTCCTGCTCCAAGCACCGACCCCCGAAGAAATCACCCGGTACTTTTCTCTCATCCAGCCCCTCAAATACTCGCAGCCACACGAGCCTCTACCGTCGCCCTTCTCCCCGCCGCTCAATGGACTCATGATCACGGCCTACAACGCGGGCCACAGTCTCGGAGGAACGATATGGCACATCCAGCACGGCCTTGAGTCGATCGTCTACGCCGTCGACTGGAACCAGGCCAAGGAAAACGTGTTTGCTGGAGCAGCTTGGTTAGGCGGtgcgggaggcggcggcgccgaagtcATCGAACAACTGCGCAAACCGACGGCGCTCGTCTGTAGTAGTCGAGGTGCAGAGAAGGTAGCCCAGGCTGGTGGTCGTGCGAAACGTGATGAACAGCTGGTCGACATGATCAAGACATGCGTTAGCCGAGGTGGTACTGCCCTTGTCCCGGTAGACTCAAGCGCACGCGTTCTGGAAATTGCATATCTGCTCGAGCATGCTTGGAGAGTAGACTCGGAATCGGACAATAGCAGTCTGAAATCAGCCAAGCTTTACCTGGCCGGACGGAACATGTCGAGCACCCTGCGGTATGCACGAAGCATGCTGGAATGGATGGACGATAACATCGTGCGTGAATTCGAGTCGGTTGCGGATGGGCAGCGCAGAACGAACGGCGCAGAAGCCAAGAGCAAAGAAGGGGTGCCGTTCGACTTTAGATATCTAAAGTTGGTAGAGCGTCGAGCCCAGATCGAGAAGCTACTTTCCGGGTCCGGCGATAATGTCCAGGCGGAGGGTAGAGTCATTCTCGCTAGCGACGATACTCTAGAGTGGGGTTTCTCGAAAGACTTGATCCGTGGGCTCGCGAAGGATTCCAGGAACCTGGTCATCTTGACGGACAAGCCGGCGAAATCGCGCGCTGAACAGCCTTCAATAGCGAGAACGCTGTGGGATTGGTGGACTGAGCGCCGAGATGGCGTTTCGGTTGAACAGTCTAGCAATGGCAATAGCATCGAGCTGGTGTATGGCGGTGGAAGAGAGCTTGAGGTTCAAGAGGCCAAGAGACAGGCCCTGGAGGGAGATGAGCTCAACGTTTACCAGCAGTGGCTTGCCACACAACGCCAGCTTCAGGCTACATTACAgagtggcggcggcgcatcatTGCAAGCGCCCGCAGACGCTGCTGATGACGTCTCGTCGGAGTCCTCCTCCGACTCGGGCGAGTCCGACAACGAACGGCAGGGCAAAGCCCTCAACATCTCAACGACCATGGGCCAAGCGACGCGCAAGAAGGTCGTTCTGACTGACGAAGACCTTGGTATCAATATTCTTACCAAGAAGCGAGGCGCGTACGACTTTGATGTCAGGGGCAAGAAAGGACGCGAGAAGTCCTTCCCTCTCGTCATGCGGAGGAGACGCGACGACCAGTTTGGAGACGTTATCCGGCCCGAAGACTACTTGCGAGCCgaagaaaaggaggaggaggcgcagGAAAATGTCGAACTGcgaggagacggcgacgacgatcgACTCGGTAAGAAGCGCAAATGGGACGATGGAAACAACAGGGCGTCAAACAAGCGCCAGAACAACCGGGCAGCCTCTGCAGACGACTTGGACGCCAACGCTGCGGGTGATGACTTGACCGACGAGCTTGACGACGTGGAGGAcacggtcgaggaggagataCAGGGCCCGTCTAAGTTGTTGGTATCAAGAGAAAAGGTCATGGTCAACCTTCGCATTGGGTTTGTCGACTTCAGCGGACTGCACGACAAGAGGAGTCTGAACATGCTCATCCCGTTGATCCAGCCTAGGAAGCTCATCTTGGTGGGCGGCACGCCGGATGAGACGACGGCGCTCGCGACGGACTGCAAAAAGCTCCTGGCACAGCACACGGGAGCCTCGGAGGAGAACGGAATCGACGTGTACACGCCTGCCATGGGCACTTGGGTGGATGCCAGCGTTGATACGAACGCCTGGGTGGTCAAGCTGGCCGACAACCtcgtcaagaagctcaagtGGCAGAATGTCCGCGGGCTGGGTGTCGTGACGGTCACGGGTCAGCTCATTGCGGAGGCCTTGGCCAAGGATAAGCTCCCGGAaaaggacgacggggccaACAAAAGGCAGAAGACGGAGGCagaagacgccgacgtcgacgccgacgaggccgtcaaggatGAGCACCAGGAGACACAGGTCGAAAAGGCagaggaggcagaggagATTGAGGTGGTCCCGACGCTGGACCTCTTGCCCTCCAACATGGCGTCGGCGGTTCGTTCCGTGGCCCAGCCGCTCCACGTGGGCGACCTGAGGCTCACAGACCTTCGGCGGGCGATGCAGTCGGCGGGCTACACGGCCGAGTTCCGTGGCGAGGGGACACTGGTCATCAACGGCGCGGTGGCGGTACGCAAGACAAGCACGGGCAAGGTGGAGGTGGAGAGCGTGGGCATCGCGGAcgcggcgacgatgatgcagCACCGCAGTACCTTCTATGAGGTCAAGCGGATGATTTACGATGGCCTGGCAGTCGTGGCCGGGGCATAA
- a CDS encoding Asparaginyl-tRNA synthetase, whose product MSSRRLGGFLLSTQPLGRRWQSTAPRKTIAQFLDWKPEAEVNDVVLNGYIRSVRNMKTERFLNVGDGSSRTPIQALVSRTHDERWALALLSLVSVSAVLIIDNIPAQTCESVLQSAYEARGCPPRRKTFPIQKKYQTPDYLRTMPHLRPRIPLNAAILRLRSEAVAVLTQFFASRDFVQTHPPIITSSDCEGAGEVFNVATGVAETEAPTALTAAKDKVPELFFRSPKYLTVSTQLHLEALAQSLGDVWTLSPTFRAERSDTSRHMSEFYMLEAEMSFVDDMDQVMDLVEDMLRSLVMGLYKTRAAQELRQRRAPGSTRTAEDDLVPIEEVERRWLGLMQSPASKWPRITYADAIKLLQAEEGRFELRPTWEDGLHSEHEKFLAKTLGATNDPGAYTPVFITHYPREIKAFYMRRSASSASGIPGNPGGDTVDCFDLLVPDLCEIAGGSMREHRLEDLLETMKARGMGSPAADGRGGHTGGDLDWYVDLRRWGSNPHGGFGLGFDRLLSYLVGVPNVRDVVAFPRWFGRCDC is encoded by the exons ATGTCCTCCCGACGGCTCGGGGGATTCCTGCTCTCGACGCAGCCCCTCGGTCGTCGATGGCAGTCGACGGCGCCTCGCAAGACGATTGCACAGTTTCTGGACTGGAAGCCCGAAGCCGAAGTCAACGATGTTGTGCTCAACGGCTACATCAGGTCTGTTAGGAACATGAAGACGGAACGCTTCCTCAACGTGGGCGATGGCTCTTCCCGCACTCCCATTCAGGCGCTGGTCTCGAGGACTCACGACGAAAGGTGGGCCCTAGCTTTACTCTCTCTGGTCTCTGTCTCGGCAGTTCTGATTATTGATAATATCCCAGCGCAAACTTGCGAGTCGGTGCTGCAGTCCGCCTACGAGGCTCGTGGGTGCCCTCCAAGACGGAAG ACTTTCCCCATCCAAAAAAAGTACCAGACCCCCGACTACCTACGCACCATGCCTCATCTTCGACCCCGGATACCGCTAaacgccgccatcttgcGCCTGCGGTCGgaagccgtcgccgtcttgaCTCAGTTCTTCGCCTCGCGAGACTTTGTGCAGACCCATCCGCCGATAATCACTTCCTCGGACTGCGAAGGAGCAGGCGAGGTGTTCAACGTTGCCACGGGCGTGGCCGAGACAGAGGCGCCGACAGCCTTGACCGCTGCCAAGGACAAGGTACCAGAACTGTTCTTTCGTTCCCCAAAGTACCTGACCGTGTCGACACAACTCCATCTTGAGGCGTTGGCACAGTCTCTGGGCGATGTCTGGACATTGTCGCCGACTTTCCGCGCGGAACGGAGCGATACCTCGAGACACATGAGCGAGTTTTATATGTTGGAAGCCGAGATGagcttcgtcgacgacatggacCAAGTCATGGACCTTGTCGAGGACATGCTACGCAGCTTGGTCATGGGTCTATACAAGACTCGCGCTGCACAGGAACTGCGCCAGCGGCGAGCTCCTGGCAGTACTCGCACAGCCGAAGACGATCTCGTGCCGATAGAGGAAGTGGAGCGTCGATGGTTGGGCCTGATGCAGAGCCCCGCCTCCAAGTGGCCGCGCATCACTTATGCCGATGCCATCAAGCTACTTCAGGCCGAGGAAGGTCGATTCGAGCTCAGGCCTACATGGGAGGACGGCCTGCACTCGGAGCATGAAAAGTTCCTTGCCAAAACCCTAGGTGCCACCAACGATCCCGGCGCGTACACCCCCGTCTTTATCACTCACTACCCGAGGGAGATCAAAGCATTCTACATGCGAAGATCGGCTTCTTCAGCTAGCGGCATCCCCGGGAATCCCGGCGGTGATACGGTCGACTGTTTCGACCTGCTGGTGCCTGATTTGTGTGAAATTGCCGGCGGCTCCATGCGCGAGCATCGCCTGGAAGATCTTTTGGAGACCATGAAAGCTCGTGGCATGGGCTCtccggccgccgacggacgCGGGGGCCACACCGGCGGTGATCTGGACTGGTACGTCGACCTCCGCCGTTGGGGCTCCAATCCACATGGAGGTTTCGGTCTGGGCTTCGACAGACTGCTCAGctacctcgtcggcgtccccAACGTCAGGGACGTCGTGGCATTCCCGCGCTGGTTCGGCCGGTGTGACTGTTGA
- a CDS encoding Mitochondrial chaperone bcs1, protein MPSSKPLKIKPSEVAADTKKKLIPEVNRHFREEWPPYSVLYSQPLLQLPLSRPSFISSDLPKFYVVHSDPVDCALGWAQTEGVRIPFICAANEKRPGGDWETGVVGYEERLCRRSNLSATLATPHPDAYMATNYPIPMEGAIYSPDVVRFRQFQDRIESLDMKDWRSLPVISMPPTRWPKLTDQGRKYSFSEERELVRNKMRAALRICVFNGYNHVVIGDFGLGNGYRNPPKELAELWRDVFLYDPELRGQFLAVMFAFEDDRQCTAKCILDDIAKKTKSSSSSSSSSKSKSKSSSSSSSSLSGSSSSHKSDFRIFSEIFADNEIARVRSQPDPRYAFSAIMSGS, encoded by the exons ATGCCTTCTTCAAAGCCTTTGAAGATCAAGCCCTCTGAGGTGGCTGCCGACACGAAGAAGAAACTCATCCCAGAGGTCAACAGACACTTCCGGGAAGAGTGGCCGCCGTACTCCGTTCTCTACTCTCAGCCGCTGCTTCAGCTTCCTCTCAGCCGCCCGAGCTTTATTAGCTCAGATCTGCCCAAGTTCT ACGTCGTTCACAGTGACCCTGTTGACTGTGCGCTTGGCTGGGCCCAGACTGAAGGCGTCCGTATCCCCTTCATCTGCGCCGCGAACGAGAAACGACCCGGGGGAGACTGGGAGACGGGTGTGGTTGGTTACGAG GAGAGACTATGCCGCCGGAGCAATCTTTCAGCAACGCTCGCCACGCCCCATCCAGACGCTTACATGGCAACCAACTATCCGATCCCGATGGAAGGGGCTATCTACTCGCCCGATGTCG TCCGATTCCGCCAGTTCCAAGACCGAATCGAGTCGCTCGATATGAAGGACTGGAGGTCGCTCCCCGTTATCtccatgccgccgacgcgATGGCCGAAACTCACAGACCAGGGACGGAAGTACTCCTTCTCGGAGGAGCGAGAGCTGGTGCGGAACAAGATGCGCGCGGCGTTACGGATTTGCGTCTTCAACGGCTACAACCACGTCGTTATCGGCgacttcggcctcggcaatGGCTACCGAAACCCGCCCAAagagctggccgagctgTGGCGCGATGTCTTCCTCTACGACCCGGAGCTGAGGGGCCAGTTTCTCGCCGTCATGTTCGCCTTCGAGGACGACAGGCAGTGCACGGCCAAGTGCATTCTCGACGACATtgccaagaagaccaagagtagcagcagcagcagcagctcgtccAAGAGCAAGTCCaagagctcgtcgtcgtcgtcgtcgagcttgagtggcagctcctcgagccaCAAGAGTGACTTCCGAATCTTTAGCGAGATCTTTGCCGACAACGAGATCGCCAGAGTCCGCAGTCAGCCTGACCCGCGCTAcgccttctcggccattATGTCGGGCTCTTGA